One genomic segment of Ignavibacteriota bacterium includes these proteins:
- a CDS encoding 2-oxoacid:acceptor oxidoreductase family protein, which produces MTEEIIIAGFGGQGVLSMGMILCYSGMIENKEVSWMPSYGPEMRGGTANCIAIISDTKISSPIVSKYDTVIALNQPSVDKFEKAVKPNGLLLYEANNVIHPPTRNDIEIIGIDATKEAAKMKNIKIMNMIMLGGFLKKRPIIEITNILEGLKKVLPERYHNLIPLNEQALRRGMEMVEESSVTI; this is translated from the coding sequence ATGACTGAAGAAATTATTATTGCCGGATTTGGCGGTCAAGGTGTTTTATCAATGGGAATGATTTTATGTTATTCCGGAATGATTGAAAATAAAGAAGTGAGTTGGATGCCATCTTACGGACCGGAAATGCGCGGCGGAACTGCAAATTGCATTGCAATAATTAGTGATACAAAAATCAGCTCGCCAATTGTTTCAAAATATGATACTGTAATTGCGCTTAATCAACCATCTGTTGATAAATTTGAAAAAGCCGTAAAACCTAATGGTTTATTGCTCTATGAAGCAAATAATGTTATTCATCCTCCGACAAGAAACGATATTGAAATTATTGGAATTGATGCAACGAAAGAAGCTGCGAAAATGAAAAATATTAAAATTATGAATATGATTATGCTTGGAGGTTTTTTGAAAAAAAGACCAATAATAGAAATTACAAATATATTAGAAGGATTGAAAAAAGTTCTTCCCGAAAGATATCATAACTTAATTCCGCTCAATGAACAAGCACTTAGAAGAGGAATGGAAATGGTGGAAGAAAGCTCGGTAACAATATAA
- a CDS encoding ROK family transcriptional regulator: MSKVLKKNKIRRNLILRALLDNGPMSLSELKEKTGITLPVVSSLVKSIKKKDLVVDIIQEGNVGVGRPPSLIKLNGKAGYVLGIDLDRIYSKFILLDLEHNIIADVDKKQSFLSNDFSVLEKLKKEIDDILTQNKIKWETLLGIGISIPGFVDTFKGTTKTYLNFNEKPIRDILQDYFKKPVHIEHDVKALALGELWFGSAKNQKNALCLKVDWGVGLGIIIDGKVYYGNDSFAGEFGHIQVVPKNGALCYCGKRGCLETVASGRSIIINTIERLKKGETSLLSELYKNDIDSIDARAIIKAAIEGDQFSLEIIEDVAKYLGFASAMLVNIFNPSCIILGGNIASTAPQNFVETIKSNTQKYSHSQLNRNLEFVVSNLGFKAGALGVAMLVAKELFEIEHLNPSAYV, from the coding sequence ATGAGTAAAGTACTTAAGAAAAATAAAATAAGAAGAAATTTAATTTTGCGTGCGCTTTTAGATAATGGACCAATGTCATTATCTGAATTAAAAGAAAAAACCGGAATCACACTTCCGGTAGTTTCATCATTAGTAAAATCTATTAAGAAAAAAGATTTAGTTGTTGATATAATTCAAGAAGGGAATGTTGGTGTTGGAAGGCCGCCATCCCTAATAAAATTAAATGGAAAAGCCGGTTATGTTTTAGGAATTGATTTAGATAGAATTTATTCTAAATTTATTTTACTTGATCTTGAACATAACATAATTGCCGATGTTGATAAAAAGCAAAGTTTTTTATCAAATGATTTTTCGGTGTTAGAAAAATTGAAAAAAGAAATTGATGATATTTTAACACAAAATAAAATTAAATGGGAAACACTTTTAGGTATTGGAATTTCAATTCCAGGTTTTGTCGATACATTTAAAGGAACTACAAAAACATATTTAAATTTTAATGAAAAACCAATACGTGATATTTTGCAAGATTATTTTAAAAAGCCCGTGCATATTGAACATGATGTTAAAGCGCTTGCTTTGGGAGAACTTTGGTTTGGAAGTGCAAAAAATCAAAAGAATGCATTATGTCTTAAAGTTGATTGGGGCGTTGGTTTAGGAATTATTATTGATGGAAAAGTTTATTACGGAAATGATTCCTTCGCCGGTGAATTTGGACACATTCAAGTTGTTCCCAAAAATGGTGCGCTCTGCTATTGTGGAAAAAGAGGATGCTTAGAAACAGTTGCTTCCGGTCGTTCAATAATAATAAATACAATCGAAAGATTAAAGAAAGGTGAAACATCGCTTTTAAGTGAACTCTATAAAAATGATATTGACTCAATTGATGCGCGTGCAATAATCAAAGCCGCTATTGAAGGCGACCAATTTTCGCTTGAAATAATTGAAGATGTTGCTAAATATTTAGGTTTTGCATCAGCAATGTTGGTTAATATTTTTAATCCTTCTTGTATTATTCTTGGCGGAAATATTGCTTCAACGGCACCGCAAAATTTTGTTGAGACCATAAAATCAAATACACAAAAATATTCTCATTCACAGTTAAATAGAAATTTAGAATTTGTAGTTTCCAATCTTGGATTTAAAGCCGGCGCTCTTGGAGTTGCAATGCTTGTGGCAAAAGAATTATTTGAGATTGAACACCTTAATCCATCTGCATATGTTTAA
- a CDS encoding T9SS type A sorting domain-containing protein, translating into MKFIYRRRKTELGNYAKQNIEHKLIPITFQDYLVEVLKQIGKREDSKILRQIFSFQKERKKEQWKKFLSEKQTFAPWMLVLDSVNRSTVISDTFISKILNSFISNFTSNIFRFAFSFFTLFFANKAFSQSVPVTGRVVDETTQTPLSNVTVEVHTSYNNSDQRVETGITDNNGRFSINASLTDIKNEKIIYDNYSISEAYPNPTSGISNVEFGVPKQSNITLKVFNVLGEECFSDAFDVSRGVWRSGFDLRNYAAGFYVVGLFSEGRRVKTSKLVVDKHVSSGELFSLSRVSDYSSLGKSSDGSRFIDSLVFSFPDYRCLVLRDVGFLDGHLDVSDVFLHKVLRDVPVFVYDLLRWREKELYGVANAMVRIGKDSVLTDLSGRAIMQLKESDIPYDVRITSPLMRQRDTKIKILDDRLQEFDVLTYDSYPDSIYNFMVKNFGVNEGISGLPFRSAKWGVVPEFVFATDTTLSPPNSQVESWSQLIDYNLFKIDSVMVPASQILKFPDGSLKGYSWNIDRDVLFYDPVSGVYNNGKYIIYWDDSVRINYGGLAFTGTYLDYSTGEILAAETMYDSFKDASPTYPVWRNIDSGTLHELDTGIYKTGRMTDIRSVSNRGPPFSTRNYTSNDYPIRLYLNQRPMGTVAPDRDDGGFGGSLSKSNPNIVACYSFTMLDGSTRYFEKRISGFEKIVPLNKIPQKELSDMIKNSKVNK; encoded by the coding sequence ATGAAATTCATTTACCGCAGAAGAAAAACCGAACTTGGCAATTACGCTAAACAAAACATTGAACACAAACTAATACCAATAACTTTCCAAGATTATTTAGTAGAGGTACTAAAACAAATAGGTAAGCGTGAAGATTCAAAAATACTGAGACAAATATTTAGTTTTCAGAAAGAGAGAAAAAAAGAACAGTGGAAAAAGTTCTTATCAGAAAAACAAACATTTGCACCATGGATGCTGGTATTAGATTCCGTTAATAGATCAACCGTTATTTCTGATACTTTTATTTCAAAAATCTTAAATTCTTTTATCTCAAATTTCACATCTAATATCTTCCGATTTGCCTTTTCATTTTTCACATTATTCTTTGCCAACAAAGCATTTTCTCAATCCGTTCCAGTTACTGGAAGAGTAGTAGATGAAACTACACAAACTCCATTATCTAATGTTACAGTTGAAGTCCACACTTCATATAATAATTCTGATCAAAGAGTTGAAACCGGAATTACAGATAACAATGGAAGATTTTCAATAAATGCATCGCTAACAGATATAAAAAATGAAAAAATAATATATGACAATTATTCAATATCAGAAGCATATCCCAATCCAACTTCGGGTATTTCAAATGTAGAATTTGGTGTTCCCAAACAATCAAATATTACACTAAAAGTTTTTAATGTTTTGGGTGAAGAGTGTTTTTCTGACGCTTTTGATGTTTCTCGTGGTGTTTGGCGTTCTGGTTTTGATTTGCGTAATTATGCTGCGGGTTTTTATGTTGTTGGATTGTTTTCTGAAGGTCGTCGTGTTAAGACTTCTAAATTGGTTGTTGATAAGCATGTGTCTTCTGGTGAGTTGTTTTCTTTGTCTCGTGTTTCTGATTATTCTTCTCTTGGTAAGTCTTCTGATGGTTCTAGGTTTATTGATTCTCTCGTGTTTTCTTTTCCTGATTATCGTTGTCTGGTTTTGCGTGATGTCGGTTTTTTAGATGGTCATTTGGATGTTTCTGATGTGTTTTTGCATAAGGTTTTGCGTGATGTTCCTGTGTTTGTTTATGATTTGTTGCGTTGGCGTGAGAAGGAACTTTATGGTGTTGCTAACGCTATGGTTCGTATTGGTAAGGATTCTGTCTTGACTGATTTGAGTGGTCGTGCAATAATGCAGTTAAAGGAGTCTGATATTCCTTATGATGTGCGTATTACTTCTCCGCTTATGCGTCAGCGTGATACTAAAATAAAAATTTTGGATGATCGTTTGCAGGAGTTTGATGTTTTGACTTATGATAGTTATCCTGATAGTATTTATAATTTTATGGTTAAGAATTTTGGTGTTAATGAAGGTATTTCCGGTTTGCCTTTTAGGAGTGCTAAGTGGGGTGTTGTTCCGGAGTTTGTTTTTGCTACTGACACTACTCTCTCCCCTCCTAATTCTCAGGTTGAGTCTTGGAGTCAGTTAATTGATTATAATTTGTTTAAGATTGATTCTGTTATGGTTCCTGCTTCGCAGATTCTTAAGTTTCCTGATGGTAGTCTTAAGGGTTATTCTTGGAATATTGATAGGGATGTATTATTTTATGATCCTGTTTCTGGTGTGTATAATAATGGTAAATATATTATTTATTGGGATGATTCTGTAAGAATTAACTATGGTGGTTTGGCTTTTACCGGTACTTATCTTGATTATTCTACTGGTGAGATTTTGGCTGCTGAGACTATGTATGATTCTTTTAAGGATGCTTCTCCTACTTATCCTGTTTGGCGTAATATTGATAGTGGTACTCTTCATGAGTTGGATACTGGTATTTATAAGACTGGTCGTATGACTGATATTCGTTCTGTTTCTAATCGTGGTCCTCCTTTTTCTACACGTAATTATACTTCTAATGATTATCCTATTAGATTATATCTTAATCAGCGTCCTATGGGTACTGTTGCTCCTGATAGGGATGATGGTGGTTTTGGTGGTTCTTTAAGTAAGTCTAATCCTAATATTGTTGCTTGTTATTCGTTCACGATGCTTGATGGTTCTACTAGGTATTTTGAGAAGAGGATTTCTGGTTTTGAAAAGATTGTTCCTTTGAATAAGATTCCACAAAAAGAGTTGTCTGATATGATAAAGAACTCAAAGGTAAATAAATGA
- a CDS encoding PIN domain-containing protein: protein MIDKIFFDTNLIVYMFDKSESVKREKVKDLLNQFFGKARLIISTQVVNEFLNVSLKYVENSLTEKKALDKIDFLNELFEIVSLDLGTIVVALNIKNKYKFSYWDSLIIASAIENECNLLFTEDLNHDQIINSKLLIKNPLL from the coding sequence ATGATAGATAAAATATTTTTTGATACGAATCTTATTGTTTATATGTTTGATAAAAGTGAATCTGTAAAGAGAGAAAAAGTAAAGGATTTATTAAATCAGTTTTTTGGAAAAGCAAGACTCATAATAAGTACTCAAGTCGTAAACGAATTTTTAAATGTTTCACTTAAATATGTTGAAAATTCTTTAACGGAAAAAAAAGCTTTAGATAAAATAGATTTTCTAAATGAATTATTTGAAATTGTATCTTTGGATTTAGGTACAATAGTTGTTGCTTTAAATATTAAGAATAAGTATAAATTTTCTTATTGGGATTCTTTAATTATTGCTTCTGCTATTGAAAATGAATGTAATTTACTTTTCACTGAAGATTTAAATCACGATCAAATTATCAATTCTAAATTACTGATAAAAAATCCCTTACTTTAA
- a CDS encoding 2-oxoglutarate oxidoreductase — protein MNEKALIDDEHFEHTLRCEHAEIISPENIVYEKPGTLLDVDMHYCPGCGHGVVHRILAEVIDEMGIQSEVIGVAPVGCSVLAYNYLNIDFSEAAHGRASAAATGIKRVLPEKYVFSYQGDGDLAAIGTGETIHTCNRGENILILFINNGIYGMTGGQMAPTTLPGMKSTTSPFGRDVATMGNPLKITELVAMLPGTYYVTRQSVHKPNNVRKTKKAIQKAFELQKDKKGTCFIEIVSNCPSNWKMTPIESNHWLEENMLPYYPLGDIKLPNGRN, from the coding sequence ATGAATGAAAAAGCATTAATTGATGATGAACATTTTGAACATACATTAAGATGTGAACACGCTGAAATTATTTCACCGGAAAATATAGTTTATGAAAAACCGGGCACTTTGTTAGATGTAGATATGCATTATTGTCCGGGCTGCGGTCATGGTGTAGTTCATAGAATTTTAGCGGAAGTTATTGATGAAATGGGAATACAGTCTGAGGTAATTGGTGTTGCACCAGTGGGATGTTCAGTTCTGGCATATAATTATTTAAATATTGATTTTTCAGAAGCAGCTCATGGAAGAGCTTCTGCTGCAGCAACCGGAATTAAAAGAGTTCTTCCGGAAAAATATGTTTTTTCCTATCAAGGCGATGGCGATTTAGCTGCAATCGGAACCGGCGAAACAATTCACACATGCAATCGTGGTGAAAATATTTTAATTCTATTTATCAATAATGGAATTTACGGAATGACCGGCGGACAAATGGCTCCAACCACTTTGCCGGGAATGAAATCAACAACTTCTCCATTTGGAAGAGACGTTGCAACAATGGGAAATCCTTTAAAAATTACTGAGTTAGTTGCGATGCTGCCCGGAACTTATTACGTAACTCGTCAATCAGTTCACAAACCGAATAATGTGCGCAAAACGAAAAAAGCAATTCAGAAAGCATTTGAATTACAAAAAGACAAAAAGGGAACTTGCTTTATAGAAATTGTTTCAAACTGCCCATCAAATTGGAAGATGACGCCGATCGAATCAAATCACTGGCTTGAAGAAAATATGCTTCCGTATTATCCGCTCGGCGATATTAAGTTACCAAATGGGAGGAATTAA
- a CDS encoding Gfo/Idh/MocA family oxidoreductase, with protein sequence MNNFKRRDFIKTAAIAGLGIAVSPSLIKSELKNKFKRSKTSGKTNIAFIGVGGRGRSHVELVAQRTDTEITAICDIDPDAVTKTQKLLRDNNRKEATVYTGDEYSFMKLLERDDVDGVIIATPWVWHSRMSVASMKAGKFTGVEVSAANTLEECWDLVNTYEETGIPLMILENVCYARESMAVLKMIREVIFGELVHATCGYRHDLREVLFNGGNQTYGGGVEFGEKALGEARWRTQYYLNQNSDVYPTHGLGPVATWFDINRGNRFVTLTSTATKAVGLKDYIVNHPKGGEDHPNAKLKWKMGDIITSVIKTANDETIILNHDTSLPRPYSWGFTLHGSKGVWCGDFEGRRIYLEGKSPQHEWEVNENFDKYMKQFDHPLWAEEEKNAANAGHGGIDYFTIKQFVDSVKEEKNPPIDVYDAAAWSVITPLSEASIQNNSTPQYFPDFTRGRWMSNKPIFGM encoded by the coding sequence ATGAACAATTTCAAAAGAAGAGATTTTATTAAAACTGCAGCAATAGCTGGTTTGGGCATTGCGGTTTCACCATCATTAATTAAATCTGAATTGAAAAATAAATTTAAAAGATCTAAAACATCAGGTAAAACAAATATTGCATTTATTGGTGTTGGAGGAAGAGGTCGTTCACATGTAGAATTAGTTGCACAAAGAACAGATACAGAAATTACCGCAATTTGTGATATTGATCCCGATGCAGTTACCAAAACTCAAAAATTACTAAGAGATAATAATCGTAAAGAAGCTACGGTTTATACCGGTGATGAATATTCATTTATGAAACTTTTAGAAAGGGATGATGTTGATGGTGTAATTATTGCAACTCCTTGGGTTTGGCATTCAAGAATGTCGGTTGCATCAATGAAAGCCGGAAAGTTTACCGGCGTTGAAGTTTCCGCCGCAAATACTTTAGAAGAATGCTGGGATTTGGTAAACACTTACGAAGAAACCGGAATTCCATTAATGATTTTAGAAAATGTATGCTACGCAAGAGAATCAATGGCAGTTTTAAAAATGATTAGAGAAGTAATATTTGGTGAATTAGTTCATGCAACTTGCGGATATCGACATGATTTAAGAGAAGTACTTTTTAATGGCGGCAATCAAACTTACGGCGGCGGTGTTGAATTTGGTGAAAAAGCTTTAGGAGAAGCAAGATGGCGAACTCAATATTATTTAAATCAAAACTCAGATGTTTATCCTACGCACGGACTTGGTCCCGTTGCTACATGGTTTGATATAAATCGTGGAAATAGATTTGTAACTTTAACATCTACAGCCACAAAAGCAGTTGGATTAAAAGATTATATTGTTAATCATCCAAAAGGCGGAGAAGATCATCCGAATGCAAAATTAAAATGGAAAATGGGAGATATAATAACTTCCGTAATTAAAACTGCAAATGATGAAACAATTATTTTAAATCATGATACAAGCCTTCCGCGCCCATATTCTTGGGGATTTACATTACATGGATCAAAAGGAGTTTGGTGCGGTGATTTTGAAGGAAGACGAATTTATCTTGAAGGAAAATCTCCTCAGCATGAATGGGAAGTAAATGAAAATTTTGATAAATACATGAAACAATTTGATCATCCACTTTGGGCAGAAGAAGAAAAAAATGCGGCAAATGCTGGTCATGGTGGAATTGATTATTTCACAATTAAACAATTTGTTGATTCAGTGAAAGAAGAAAAAAATCCACCGATTGATGTATATGATGCAGCAGCATGGAGTGTGATAACTCCTTTATCCGAAGCATCAATTCAAAATAATAGTACACCACAATATTTCCCGGATTTTACAAGAGGAAGATGGATGAGCAATAAACCAATTTTTGGAATGTGA
- a CDS encoding DUF2283 domain-containing protein: MKINYYEETDSLYIDLSSRTSERSDEIAEGIVLDYDANGNLVGIDIDNASKKMDLKELILTKLPFENQKISA; this comes from the coding sequence ATGAAAATAAATTATTATGAAGAAACGGATTCACTTTACATAGATTTATCATCAAGAACCAGCGAGAGAAGTGATGAAATTGCTGAAGGAATTGTTTTAGATTATGATGCCAACGGAAATTTAGTTGGAATAGATATTGATAACGCCTCAAAAAAAATGGATTTGAAAGAACTGATTTTAACAAAATTACCTTTTGAAAATCAAAAAATATCTGCATAA
- a CDS encoding DUF5009 domain-containing protein, translating into MTTNNLQNNDRLMSLDLFRGLTMFFLVLEGTEFYGYVREATSEGSFFNNLILQFHHHTWNGLRFWDLIQPYFMFIVGVAMVFSINKRLSKGVAKSEITKHIIIRSILLFLFGVILHCGYSHKLVWELWNVLTQLGFTILISYAIFNLRIRYQFIITILILVLTEILYRYTNIDGFNQPFEIGKNFGSWMDLILMNKINDGGWVVINFLPTSAHTIWGVIAGKILFSKKENFDKFKIIAIAGFIGIVAGYSLDFLGITPIIKRICTSSFVIVSGGWSLLTLAIFYYLVDLKGFNKGLTIFVVVGMNPIFIYMFSQTLGGQWFNGFVNIFVGDFAQYLSVHQEISNIINSLVVFSIELYLCYWLYMKKIFFKI; encoded by the coding sequence ATGACGACTAATAATCTTCAAAATAATGATCGACTTATGTCACTTGATCTTTTCCGCGGACTTACAATGTTCTTTCTTGTTTTGGAAGGAACTGAATTTTATGGTTACGTTAGGGAAGCAACAAGTGAAGGAAGTTTTTTCAATAATCTAATTCTTCAATTTCATCATCATACTTGGAATGGATTAAGATTTTGGGATTTAATTCAGCCGTACTTTATGTTCATTGTTGGTGTAGCAATGGTCTTTTCAATCAATAAAAGATTAAGCAAAGGCGTTGCCAAAAGTGAAATTACAAAACATATAATTATTCGCAGCATTTTACTTTTTTTATTTGGTGTAATTTTACATTGTGGTTATTCCCATAAATTAGTTTGGGAACTTTGGAATGTTTTAACTCAATTGGGATTTACAATTCTGATATCATATGCAATTTTTAATTTGAGAATTCGCTATCAATTTATAATTACAATTTTAATTTTAGTACTTACAGAAATTTTGTACCGATATACAAATATTGATGGATTTAATCAACCATTTGAAATAGGAAAGAATTTTGGTTCTTGGATGGATTTAATTCTAATGAATAAAATCAATGATGGTGGCTGGGTTGTAATTAATTTTCTTCCAACTTCGGCTCACACAATTTGGGGAGTAATTGCAGGAAAAATATTATTTAGCAAAAAAGAAAATTTTGATAAATTTAAAATTATTGCCATTGCCGGATTTATTGGAATTGTTGCCGGTTATAGTTTAGATTTTCTTGGAATCACTCCAATAATTAAAAGGATTTGCACAAGTTCATTTGTAATTGTTTCTGGCGGATGGAGTTTATTAACGTTAGCAATATTTTATTATTTGGTTGATTTGAAAGGCTTCAATAAAGGATTAACAATTTTTGTTGTTGTAGGAATGAATCCAATATTTATTTATATGTTTAGCCAAACTCTCGGTGGACAATGGTTCAATGGATTTGTAAATATTTTTGTTGGTGATTTCGCTCAATATTTATCCGTACATCAAGAGATTTCAAATATTATAAATTCGCTTGTAGTTTTTTCAATTGAGTTATATTTATGTTATTGGTTATATATGAAAAAAATATTTTTCAAAATATGA
- a CDS encoding T9SS type A sorting domain-containing protein, whose amino-acid sequence MIFRTLFRILKNVGRVLLFTSVMFYGSDIRFSGRVADKGGVGLSGKSVEIFINGEYSPSSVVSGVNGSFGLTITGISSGEIIPSKYSLTEAYPNPTSGISNVELTIPMETKIRVGVYDILGRECLSVVDDVFSSGVWRTSFDLDKFASGVYFVRMSSDDGVFTRKVSLVSDVGSSGVLLSSPVRISDVSPVFSKSSSFGVVDSVRIFGRSILPVTYVLNQEIDGSSVDLGDLVVSPALMLMDRLSRR is encoded by the coding sequence ATGATTTTTAGAACTCTTTTCAGAATACTTAAGAATGTTGGTAGAGTTTTGTTATTTACTTCAGTAATGTTTTATGGTTCTGATATTCGTTTTTCTGGTCGTGTTGCTGATAAGGGTGGTGTTGGTTTGTCTGGTAAGTCTGTTGAAATTTTTATTAATGGTGAATATAGTCCTTCTTCTGTTGTTTCTGGAGTTAATGGTTCATTTGGCTTAACTATTACAGGAATTAGTAGCGGAGAGATAATACCTTCGAAATATTCATTAACGGAAGCGTATCCAAATCCAACAAGCGGAATATCAAATGTAGAATTAACAATTCCGATGGAGACGAAAATACGAGTTGGAGTATATGATATTTTAGGTCGTGAGTGTCTTTCTGTTGTTGATGATGTTTTTAGTTCTGGTGTTTGGAGGACTAGTTTTGATTTGGATAAGTTTGCTTCTGGTGTATATTTTGTTCGTATGTCTTCTGATGATGGTGTTTTTACTCGTAAGGTTTCTTTGGTTTCTGATGTTGGAAGTTCTGGTGTTTTGTTGTCTTCTCCTGTGCGTATTTCTGATGTTTCTCCTGTTTTTTCTAAGTCTTCTTCTTTTGGTGTTGTTGATTCTGTTAGGATTTTTGGTCGTTCTATTTTGCCTGTTACTTATGTTTTGAATCAGGAGATTGATGGTTCTTCTGTTGATTTGGGCGATTTAGTTGTTTCTCCTGCGTTAATGTTGATGGACAGGTTATCTCGACGATGA
- a CDS encoding ferredoxin family protein, with translation MAKVKGDIIIDIEKCKGCELCVEACPQDSLQRARQVNNKGYLYIVKVIDNCTGCTNCALVCPEGAITVYRKTESGNKQIAEVKNISSDISIEVNE, from the coding sequence ATGGCAAAAGTTAAAGGCGATATTATTATCGATATCGAAAAATGCAAAGGCTGCGAACTTTGCGTTGAAGCTTGTCCGCAAGATTCACTTCAAAGAGCCCGCCAAGTAAACAACAAAGGTTATTTGTACATTGTAAAAGTTATTGATAATTGTACCGGTTGCACAAATTGTGCATTGGTTTGTCCCGAAGGTGCAATTACGGTTTACAGAAAAACCGAAAGCGGCAATAAACAAATTGCAGAAGTTAAAAATATTTCTTCCGACATTTCAATTGAGGTGAACGAATGA
- a CDS encoding 3-methyl-2-oxobutanoate dehydrogenase subunit VorB, which produces MKDLQLMKGNEALAEAAIRAGCDAYFGYPITPQSEVLEYLSREAESRTGMVVLQAESEIASINMVYGAAGTGKKVMTSSSSPGMSLMQEGISYIACAELPCLLVNVNRGGPGLGTIQPGQSDYFQSVKGGGHGDYRLIVLAPATVQEMADFVKLGFELAFQYRNPVLILTDGALGQMMEKVELFPQQERKFEILDWALTGKVKERNHNIITSLNLKAEEMEIINIHLQKKYKEIEKNEIRYEAIDCDDAEYLIVAYGLVARICTKAAHLAREKGIKVGVLRPISLFPYPYEIINKLADQVKGILDVEMSAGQMVEDVRLAVNGKIPVKFYGRMGGVVPGPEEILKAIEEKLVGGAA; this is translated from the coding sequence ATGAAAGATTTACAATTAATGAAAGGTAATGAAGCATTGGCAGAAGCAGCAATTCGTGCCGGCTGCGATGCATATTTTGGATATCCAATTACTCCTCAATCAGAAGTTTTGGAATATTTGAGTCGTGAAGCTGAAAGTAGAACTGGAATGGTTGTTCTTCAAGCAGAAAGTGAAATTGCTTCAATAAATATGGTTTATGGCGCCGCCGGAACCGGAAAGAAAGTTATGACTTCTTCTTCAAGTCCCGGGATGAGTTTAATGCAAGAAGGAATTTCTTACATTGCTTGCGCAGAACTTCCTTGTTTGTTGGTAAATGTTAATCGCGGCGGACCGGGATTAGGAACAATCCAGCCGGGACAAAGTGATTATTTTCAAAGTGTAAAAGGCGGCGGACACGGTGATTATAGATTAATTGTTTTAGCTCCGGCAACAGTTCAAGAAATGGCAGATTTTGTAAAATTAGGATTTGAGTTAGCATTTCAATATCGAAATCCGGTATTGATTTTAACGGATGGCGCTCTTGGTCAAATGATGGAAAAAGTTGAATTATTTCCTCAGCAAGAAAGAAAATTTGAAATATTAGATTGGGCATTAACCGGAAAAGTAAAAGAAAGAAATCATAATATTATAACTTCGTTAAATCTTAAAGCAGAAGAAATGGAAATTATTAATATCCATCTTCAAAAAAAGTATAAAGAAATTGAGAAGAATGAAATTAGATATGAAGCTATTGATTGTGATGATGCTGAATATTTAATTGTTGCTTATGGATTGGTTGCCCGAATTTGTACAAAAGCTGCACATCTTGCCAGAGAAAAAGGAATTAAAGTCGGTGTACTTCGACCAATTTCATTATTCCCTTATCCTTATGAAATTATCAACAAACTTGCCGATCAAGTAAAAGGTATTTTAGATGTTGAAATGAGTGCTGGGCAAATGGTTGAAGATGTTAGGCTTGCCGTAAACGGAAAAATTCCGGTTAAGTTTTATGGAAGAATGGGCGGAGTTGTTCCGGGTCCAGAAGAAATTTTAAAGGCAATTGAAGAAAAATTAGTTGGAGGTGCCGCATGA